From the genome of Phycisphaerales bacterium:
TTACCTGGATTCCTGCACGGTCGTTTCGTAGCGCACGCCCTCGGGCACGGGCACCGGCACGTGCACGGTGGTCCCGAAGTCGCCGGCGGTGCGCTGTGCGGTGTCCACGGCCACGAAGGCCGTGTACGCGGACATCAGAGAGTAATCGAGGGCGACCTTGCGGGCGGCCTGCGAGAGTTCGGGGTTGTTCACGTCCCAGGCGGACTGGTCGGCGATCTCGGTGAGCTTGGCGCGGGCCCACACCTGCGAGAGGGCCCTGCTGGCGTGCGGCACTTCGGCGCGGGCCGTGTGCACGTCGATGGTGCGCTGCTCGTTGCCCACGCGTCCGGCAACGCGGATGGTGGAGGGCATTTCGCCCTTGTAGCGGCCGGTGAGGATCACAGGACGGCCGACGAAGAGGTCGGGGATGCGGCTGGGGTACACCTCGCTGACGTTCGCGCCCGACCAGTTGACGGTGAGGTCGCGCATCGGGGCGTGGCTGATGCGGTCGAAGAAGGTGTCCATGATGGTGCTGGCGTCGTCGCGCAGTGAGAGGTACGTCGCCAGGCCGCTGCCCATGCGGGCCATGCTGTCCATCAGGTAGCGGTTGCACGAGCCCACGCCGAAGCTGAACACGCGGCTGGCGCCCAGCTTCCTGTGCAGCTCGCCCAGGATCTCCGCCTCGTTTCCGATGTAGCCGTCGGTGCAGAAGGCGACGAAGCGGAGGCGCTTGGGGTCGTGGGGGAACTCAAGGGCGGCGCGGAGACCCTTCATCATGTAGGTGCCGCCGTTGGCGTCCAGGCTCGCGAGGTACTGCTGGCCCTTGCCGATGTTGGCGTCGGTGGCCTCGATCGGCGCGGCCCCGAGGGCGCTGACGTCGTTGCTGAAGTCGATGATCTGGAAGGTATCGCCGGGCTGGAGGCGGGACAGGCCGCGGGAGATGGCGGTCTGGGCCTGCTGCATCGGCACGCCGTCCATGCTGCCGGAGCGGTCGAGCACGAAGACGAGCTCGACAGGGTTGCGGGGAACGCTGGCGAGGTCCTTGGGCGGAACGAGCATCATGGTGAAGTAGCCGCCGTTGTTGTCGCGGGCGTCCGGCGAGTGCGCGAGCAGAGCGGACTTGATGCTCTCACCCGCGACCTGCCACCGCAGCACGAAGTCGCGGTTGGGGATGGAGTCGGACTTGGTGAGCGTCACGGTGGCGCGGCTCTCGCTGTTGCGCTTCACGTCGACCTTGTGCGTGCGCGACTCGATCGCCTCGATGCTCACGCCGGCGTCGATGTCGAGGGAAAGGGCGATATCGTGCCCGCTGCGCTCGGTGGGGCGGAGGTACTGGACCTCGGTTGGCTGGCCTGAGGCGCCGTGGTCGCCGCGGGCGACAGCGCCGATACCGGATTGCTGAGCGGGCTGAAAGCCCGCCCCCCCGGGTGCGGTGGGCGGGTTGAAGCGCGGTCCGACGACCATCGGGAAGGTGAACTCGAAGCCGCCGTCGCTGTAGGTAAGCGTGGAGTAGTACGTGACGTTGATGTCGATCGCCTTGCCCGGCTCGATGTTCGCGACCTTCTGCGTGAAGATGTTGGGCCGCTCCTGCGTGAGCAGGCTGGCGGTGTAGCCCTGGGCGCGGGCCTGGTGGTAGATCCTCTCCGCCTGCTCCCGTTCGCGAATGATGCCGCGGATCTGCCGGTCCCCAATGGTCATCAGGAACTCGCTGACCACGGCGTTCTCCGGCAGCGGAAACACATACACCGCCTCGATCTTGCTGCTGTACGGGTTGTGGAACTGCTGCGTGACAGTGACGGCGGAGATGTAGCCCGCGACCGCGCCCTTCACGTCCGTGTGCTTGAGCGGGACGGTGACCTGCTTCTCGTCGATGGTGGTGATCAGCCCGCCGCAGCCGATGGCGTCGTTCTGGGCCCGCTCGGCGGCGCGTTGGCGCTCGATGATGAGCAACTCGGTGTTCTTCTCGGCGCGGGTGATGTCGTTGCCGCGCAGCGCGGTGTCGACCTTGGGCTTTGTCTCGAGGGGGAGCGCCTCCGCGCGACCGAGGCTTCGGACGTCCATGTCGCCATCGGCATTGACAGTCGGATCGAACCCGACGCCAGACTCACCGACCACGCCCCGGCTGTAGGTCGCTTTGGGCCAATCGCTCGGGTAATCGAGGATGTTCGGCGGGCTGACGGGCTGGGATCCTCTGACCATGAGGCGCAGATCGGTGTAGGTGTGCGCCTCCGCGTGACCACTGGGGCCCTGCGCCACACTTGTCCTGCTCTCGCTCTTTCCGGCGTGCGCAGCCCCCACCGAGTTGCACGCCGCCATGAACAGCGACGTGCCGGTCACCGCGAGCGCAACGCCGGCTGTGATGATCATTCTGAGGTGCTTGCGGTTCTTCACAGGGCCTTCTCCTTAGGGCTTCGCGCCGGGCGCGGCGTCGGGCGTGTGCGGCTGGATGGTGAGCGTGGCGTTGAACGCGCGACCCCCCGGGGCCGCGGCGGTGATCGTCGTCGTGAAACTTGGCGTGCCGCCCTCGGCCATCACGTGCAGGCGTGCGACCCGGACCTTGCCGGTGGGGGCGTCCTTGGTGGTAAACGCGCCGATGATGACGTGCTCGCCTTGGATGGCCTTGGGGTCGTAGTGGGGGGCCCCGCTGTACGGGCCGGGCTGCCCGCCCTCGATGCCGACGATGCGGGCGTGCTTGAGCGTGTCCTTGACCTCCACCTGCCACGCGCTCAGCGGCTCGCTCCCCGCGTCGATCACCACGTCGTAGGCGAGGAACTCGGTCGTCGTCGCCGCGGGCATGGTGTTGTCAACGCGCGGCTCGGGTTGGGGGCTCCACGCGCCAGCCACGACCGCAGCCGCGACGAGGAGGATGGACGCGACCAGGGCCTTCACAGCGTCCCCCGCTGCAGGCTGACAGCGTCCGCCGCGAGCATCTTCACGTCGCGGGAGTCCACGCGGTCATCCGCGTTGAGGTCGAGCTGCTGGACGTCCTGCTTCGCGAGCTGGCCGCCATCGACACGCTCGGCGAGGAGGAGGGCGTCGAGCATGTCGATGCGGCCGTCGGCGTTGAGGTCCCGCGGGTTGGCCGAAGCCACGGCGTTGGCCGGCGCCGGCTTCGAGCTCGGCCACGCGAACCACGCGGTGATGGTCCCGGCGGCGAGGGCCGCGGCCAGGCCGGTGAGCAGGTTGCGGCGGAAGCGGCGATGGGCGTGCTTGCGGCGGTTGCCCGCGGCCACGCCGACCTTGGCGGCCATAGCGAGCATGTCGCGGTCAAAGGCCGCGTCGGTGCCGGGAAAGTCGAGGGAGCGGTAAGCATCCCGGAGCTGCCGCTCGAGACGGGGCGGGATCTGAGGGTTGGGGTCGTGGGGGTTCACGCGGGTAGAGTGCGCGGGGGACCCCTCAGGTTCACGAAAATCGTTCGAAACGAGCCCGGAACGCAGTGACGGGTTTCTTTTTGTGGCAGCTCACGACAGCCCCAAAGGCCCACTCACTGCGTTCGGGGCTCGTACCGAACGTGTTTTTCACCTCCTACGCTCTTCGCCCACACAGGAGCAGAGCATGGAACCCAGGACGCTGGCGGTGATCGGGGCGGGGCAGATGGGCGGCGGGATCGCGCAGGTCGCGGCCGCGGCGGGCATGAACGTCATCGTGTTCGACGCCTACCCCGGCGCGTGCGACAAGTGCAAGGGCGTGCACAAGAAGTCCATGAGCAAGTTTGTCGAGAAGGGCAAGATGACGCAGTCCGACATGGACGCCGCGATCGCCCGCATCGACTTCGTTGACAACCTTGACGCCATCGCCAGGGCCGACTGGGTGGTCGAGGCCATCGTGGAGGACGCCGCGGTCAAGGCCGATCTCTTCAAGAAGCTCGCGGCCATGTTCCCCCGCGAGGACGTGGTGCTCGCGACCAACACAAGCTCGATCAGCATCACGCAGATCGCCACCAGCGCCGGCCCCGCCGCCCCGCGCGTGGTGGGCATGCACTTCTTCAACCCCGTGCCGCTGATGCAGCTGGTGGAGGTGATCCCCGGCCTGCAGACAAGCCCCGCGGTGGTGGAGCGCACGGTGGCACTGGCGACAAAGCTGGGCAAGACGCCGCTCAAGGCGAGCGACCGCGCCGGCTTCATCAGCAACCGCGTGCTGATGCCGATGATCAACGAGGCGTTCTACGCGTGGATGGAGGGCGTCGCCGAGCCCGAGGCCATCGACGGCATCATGAAGCTCGGCTGCAACTTCCCCATGGGCCCGCTGCAGCTGGCCGACTTCATCGGCCTGGACACCTGCGTCAACATCATGAACGTGCTCGCCGACGGCCTCAACAACGACCGCTACCGCGCCTGCCCGCTGCTCAAGCAGCTGGTCACGGCGGGGCGCCTGGGCAACAAGAGCGGGCGCGGGGTGTACGACTACGCGGGGAAGAGGTAAGGAGCATTGCGAGGCTGGTTCCTCAGCTCCGTTCTACGGGGCTTCCCGCTTTCAGGCCACGGCTTCAGCCGTGGTCAGGGGCGAGCCGCAAGTCCTTGGTTTGCGCATTCCACGGCAGGCCGTTTCAACGGCCTGCCTGCTGGAGGCCTTCAGGCTCCACCTCTAGCTCGGTGATCCGCTCCAATCGATCGACGGCAGTCCCTCTTCCATGATGCTCGCGCTGATTGCGGATGTACTCAAGCACCCATGGCAGGTCACGCTTGCCGAACGACACGTCGCCGTACCCCGTCTGCCACGCCAGTGAACCCGGGCCGCAGGGGCCGTGGTTCACGGCGTGCGAGCAGGCACCCTTGAGGTCGCCCACCCATTCCGCCAGTTGAACGGTGGGCGGCAGCGACACGGCCATGTGCACGTGGTCCTCGATGCCGCCGATCGCGTGAACGATGGCGCCCTGGACGGAGAGGGCGCGGTGGATGAGGAACTTGTACGCGACCTCTTGTACCGGCGGTGTGATGAGAGGCAGGTTGTTTTTCGTGTGCCAGACGAAGTGGTAGAAGAGTTCCCAGTACACGTTGCGTGGCATGGGCGCAGTCTACTGGCCTGAAGGCGGCTTGCGGGAAGCCCGTTGAAACGGTCTGGGAAACCGTGAGGATGAGATCAACTGCGGGCGGCTCGCCTGACCACGGCTGAAGCCGTGGCCTGATAGCGTGAAGCCCCCTCAAAGGGGGCTCACGAAGGGGCGGGCTAACCCTTCCCGCAAGTGGCTAAAACTAAGTCGCACTGTGGCTTAGAAGGTGCCTCACAAAAACTGTTTTCGTTCCGTGCAACTGCCTCTCCGCCGGCGCTGTAGACCGACAGGACTGTGATCCCGTCGGGCAGTTTCCGCCCCTGTCGGGACAATCTCGAGACACAGTCCCCTGGGCCGCAGGGTGTGCGGCGTCGAGCGCTAACGCGCTCAGGAGAGAGAAATGAAGCTCACAGGCCTGGATCGTTCGCGCGCGCACATCATCCTTTGCGCGGGCGTGCTCGCGTGCTCCGCAGGCGCCGCGCTGTCCGAAGTGAACACGCGCCTTGAGTACCAGGTCTCCCCGGCATTGACCGAGAGCTGGAGCTCGCACATCAACGCGAAGCCGGGCGATTCGGTCGACATCCGCGTGCGGGTCTCGTACATCGGGACGCAATCCCCCATCGGCCTCGGCGCCGTGATGTACCAGCCGACGGTGAGCAACTGGGATGTTGATGGGGCTCACCAGGATCAGCTCACGCCCTTCGCCACCGGCGCTGGCGATGGCAGCCCCGCCGTTCCGTCGGGCGTGGTCCCCGACGCGCCCGGGCAGTACGGCCGCATACAAGGATTCGGCCGCACTGCGAACGGCCCCAACTCCCTCGGCGGCCCCAACGTCGTTCAGGACCGCGGCCTGGCGCAGGTCCATAACGGCGTCAGCTATCTCCGCATCGCGAAGTCCAACTTCACCGCATGGCAGGCGGGCGCCGCTGGTCCCACCGGCGCTGGTGGTGTGGATTCTTCTCAGTGGACGCCGGGTTTCCGCCCCGACTTCGCGCCCTCCTTCGACCCCCGGCTGACCGATATCGTCGTCTTCAAGTTCAACATCACGCTCAGCGCCGACACCGACGTGCGCGACCTCATCGCCTCCACGCCGCAGGAGCTGCTGTCCTACTGGGACACCGGGTTCTCGCAGGCCCGCGCCCGATGGGTGGCGAACACCACCGAGGCCACGGGCAGCATCCGCGGCGAGTACCTGGTCGTCCCCGCGTCAATCC
Proteins encoded in this window:
- a CDS encoding VIT domain-containing protein, producing the protein MKNRKHLRMIITAGVALAVTGTSLFMAACNSVGAAHAGKSESRTSVAQGPSGHAEAHTYTDLRLMVRGSQPVSPPNILDYPSDWPKATYSRGVVGESGVGFDPTVNADGDMDVRSLGRAEALPLETKPKVDTALRGNDITRAEKNTELLIIERQRAAERAQNDAIGCGGLITTIDEKQVTVPLKHTDVKGAVAGYISAVTVTQQFHNPYSSKIEAVYVFPLPENAVVSEFLMTIGDRQIRGIIREREQAERIYHQARAQGYTASLLTQERPNIFTQKVANIEPGKAIDINVTYYSTLTYSDGGFEFTFPMVVGPRFNPPTAPGGAGFQPAQQSGIGAVARGDHGASGQPTEVQYLRPTERSGHDIALSLDIDAGVSIEAIESRTHKVDVKRNSESRATVTLTKSDSIPNRDFVLRWQVAGESIKSALLAHSPDARDNNGGYFTMMLVPPKDLASVPRNPVELVFVLDRSGSMDGVPMQQAQTAISRGLSRLQPGDTFQIIDFSNDVSALGAAPIEATDANIGKGQQYLASLDANGGTYMMKGLRAALEFPHDPKRLRFVAFCTDGYIGNEAEILGELHRKLGASRVFSFGVGSCNRYLMDSMARMGSGLATYLSLRDDASTIMDTFFDRISHAPMRDLTVNWSGANVSEVYPSRIPDLFVGRPVILTGRYKGEMPSTIRVAGRVGNEQRTIDVHTARAEVPHASRALSQVWARAKLTEIADQSAWDVNNPELSQAARKVALDYSLMSAYTAFVAVDTAQRTAGDFGTTVHVPVPVPEGVRYETTVQESR
- a CDS encoding dockerin type I domain-containing protein, producing MNPHDPNPQIPPRLERQLRDAYRSLDFPGTDAAFDRDMLAMAAKVGVAAGNRRKHAHRRFRRNLLTGLAAALAAGTITAWFAWPSSKPAPANAVASANPRDLNADGRIDMLDALLLAERVDGGQLAKQDVQQLDLNADDRVDSRDVKMLAADAVSLQRGTL
- a CDS encoding 3-hydroxyacyl-CoA dehydrogenase NAD-binding domain-containing protein, giving the protein MAAHDSPKGPLTAFGARTERVFHLLRSSPTQEQSMEPRTLAVIGAGQMGGGIAQVAAAAGMNVIVFDAYPGACDKCKGVHKKSMSKFVEKGKMTQSDMDAAIARIDFVDNLDAIARADWVVEAIVEDAAVKADLFKKLAAMFPREDVVLATNTSSISITQIATSAGPAAPRVVGMHFFNPVPLMQLVEVIPGLQTSPAVVERTVALATKLGKTPLKASDRAGFISNRVLMPMINEAFYAWMEGVAEPEAIDGIMKLGCNFPMGPLQLADFIGLDTCVNIMNVLADGLNNDRYRACPLLKQLVTAGRLGNKSGRGVYDYAGKR
- a CDS encoding transposase — translated: MPRNVYWELFYHFVWHTKNNLPLITPPVQEVAYKFLIHRALSVQGAIVHAIGGIEDHVHMAVSLPPTVQLAEWVGDLKGACSHAVNHGPCGPGSLAWQTGYGDVSFGKRDLPWVLEYIRNQREHHGRGTAVDRLERITELEVEPEGLQQAGR